The following are encoded in a window of Corynebacterium marinum DSM 44953 genomic DNA:
- the pflA gene encoding pyruvate formate-lyase-activating protein has product MAGDGVTGAVHLTPSQGEKARGVAAGLGGTAGDLTRPELLDARLTGDVALVHSWEMVTSVDGPGTRMTLFLSGCPLRCRYCHNPDTMEMRTGTLERVEDVVKRVKRYQRVFRATGGGLTISGGEPLFQLAFTRRVLAAAHEAGIHTAIDTSGFLGSRLSDGDLANIDLVLLDVKSGNEDTYRTVTGQSLQPTIDFGDRLAGLGKPVWVRFVLVPGLTDDPENVAQVADIVARWPNVERVEVLPFHNMGADKWRELGIPYHLADTKPPSPGALEDTRRVFLDRGITTY; this is encoded by the coding sequence GTGGCCGGGGACGGTGTGACCGGTGCCGTTCATCTCACCCCGTCGCAGGGTGAGAAGGCCCGCGGGGTCGCCGCCGGTCTCGGCGGCACCGCCGGGGACCTCACCCGCCCCGAGCTTCTCGACGCCCGCCTCACCGGCGACGTCGCCCTCGTCCATTCCTGGGAGATGGTCACCTCGGTCGACGGCCCCGGCACCCGCATGACGCTTTTCCTCAGCGGTTGCCCGCTGCGCTGCCGGTACTGCCACAACCCGGACACGATGGAGATGCGCACCGGCACCCTGGAGCGGGTGGAGGACGTGGTCAAGCGCGTCAAGCGCTACCAGCGCGTCTTCCGGGCGACCGGCGGCGGCCTGACCATCTCCGGCGGCGAACCGCTCTTCCAGCTCGCCTTCACCCGGCGGGTGCTGGCCGCAGCCCATGAGGCGGGGATCCACACGGCCATAGACACCTCCGGTTTTCTCGGCTCCCGTCTCAGCGACGGGGACCTGGCCAACATCGACCTCGTGCTTCTCGACGTCAAGTCCGGCAACGAGGACACCTACCGCACGGTCACCGGCCAGTCCCTGCAGCCGACGATCGACTTCGGCGACCGTCTGGCCGGGCTGGGCAAGCCGGTGTGGGTCCGCTTCGTCCTGGTGCCTGGTCTGACGGACGACCCCGAGAACGTGGCGCAGGTGGCCGATATCGTCGCGCGCTGGCCCAACGTCGAGCGGGTGGAAGTGCTCCCCTTCCACAACATGGGCGCCGACAAGTGGCGCGAGCTGGGCATCCCCTACCACCTGGCGGACACGAAGCCCCCGTCGCCGGGGGCACTCGAGGACACGCGCCGGGTCTTCCTCGACCGCGGGATCACCACTTACTGA
- a CDS encoding NAD(P)/FAD-dependent oxidoreductase has product MTNTPFRPEGGRHHVVIIGSGFGGLFAAQELKNADVDITIIDRTNHHLFQPLLYQVATGILSSGEIAPSIRQVLKGQDNAHVVKGEVTDIDLEGQIVTTSLGAYTRTYGYDSLIIAAGASQSYFGNDHFAEFAPGMKSIDDALEIRARVVGAFERAELAKDPAQRERLLTFVIVGAGPTGVELAGQLAELSHRTLTGEYSNFSPAAAKIILLDGAPQVLPPFGKRLGRNAQRQLEKLGVDVRLNAMVTDVDDRTVVYKNTVDGTETTIETFTKIWSAGVSASPLGRLVAEQAGAETDRAGRVMVNEDLTVGEHKNVFVVGDMMNYNNLPGVAQVAIQAGQYAAEHIADEAAGRSTPGQRTPFEYFDKGSMAIVSRFSAVVKMGKVEVTGFIGWLLWLAVHVMFLVGFRNRAVSMINWGLNSVAPKRYNLATTRQQLHSRTALMKLQEFTSEIEGDTPIELRDTAKFTGKKEIR; this is encoded by the coding sequence ATGACGAACACCCCTTTCCGCCCTGAGGGCGGCCGCCACCACGTGGTGATCATCGGCTCCGGTTTCGGCGGCCTTTTTGCCGCGCAGGAACTGAAGAACGCCGACGTGGACATCACGATCATCGACCGGACCAACCACCACCTTTTCCAGCCGTTGCTGTACCAGGTAGCGACCGGCATCCTGTCCTCCGGCGAGATCGCGCCGTCGATCCGCCAGGTTCTCAAGGGCCAGGACAACGCGCACGTGGTGAAGGGGGAAGTCACCGACATCGACCTCGAGGGCCAGATTGTCACCACCTCCCTCGGCGCCTACACCCGCACCTACGGGTACGACTCCCTCATCATCGCCGCCGGCGCCTCCCAGTCCTACTTCGGCAACGACCACTTCGCCGAGTTCGCGCCGGGCATGAAGTCCATCGACGACGCCCTGGAGATCCGCGCCCGCGTCGTCGGCGCCTTCGAGCGCGCCGAGCTGGCCAAGGACCCCGCGCAGCGCGAGCGCCTGCTCACTTTCGTCATCGTCGGCGCCGGCCCGACCGGCGTGGAGCTGGCGGGCCAGCTGGCCGAGCTCTCCCACCGCACGCTGACCGGCGAGTACTCCAACTTCTCCCCGGCGGCCGCGAAGATCATCCTGCTCGACGGTGCACCTCAGGTGCTGCCGCCCTTCGGCAAGCGCCTGGGCCGTAACGCGCAGCGCCAGCTGGAGAAGCTCGGCGTCGACGTGCGTCTCAACGCCATGGTCACCGACGTCGACGACCGGACCGTCGTGTACAAGAACACCGTCGACGGCACCGAAACCACCATCGAGACCTTCACCAAGATCTGGTCTGCCGGAGTGTCCGCCTCCCCGCTGGGCAGGCTCGTCGCCGAGCAGGCCGGTGCCGAGACCGACCGTGCCGGCCGTGTCATGGTCAACGAAGACCTGACGGTGGGCGAGCACAAGAACGTCTTCGTCGTGGGTGACATGATGAACTACAACAACCTGCCGGGCGTGGCCCAGGTCGCCATCCAGGCGGGCCAGTACGCCGCCGAGCACATCGCGGACGAGGCCGCCGGCCGCTCCACCCCGGGCCAGCGCACTCCCTTCGAGTACTTCGACAAGGGCTCCATGGCCATCGTCTCGCGCTTCAGCGCCGTGGTGAAGATGGGCAAGGTCGAGGTCACCGGATTCATCGGCTGGCTGCTGTGGTTGGCCGTGCACGTGATGTTCCTCGTCGGCTTCCGCAACCGGGCGGTCTCCATGATCAACTGGGGCCTCAACAGCGTCGCGCCGAAGCGCTACAACCTCGCCACCACCCGTCAGCAGCTGCATTCGCGCACGGCGCTGATGAAGCTGCAGGAGTTCACCTCCGAGATCGAGGGCGACACCCCGATCGAACTGCGCGACACCGCGAAGTTCACCGGCAAGAAAGAGATCCGCTAG
- a CDS encoding SAM-dependent methyltransferase, which yields MRHPHLAAIDAAAWPGLADVPAGRLVDLRARVAEASFARACAAAGLELDPAGDPDLVVEHDALFPRLAVSGWLGLAESFMAGEWRSDRLADVLEALIGTGYRPRGGIPGRLPSPGRYGGGELPAELVRLSSGDGFSAFGGVFASGVPTTVRTAVPSHVPGHSRGRGLATHFVDLTTFSDPEDVDREDLGDAQARTVEMLLDAARVTAGTHLLEYPSTGGAVAIGAAHRRATVDTLTADPRQARWVTEQLMLAGVDASVHTEVIDHPVPGPRDWRGSHDAIVSVEKLEVLDERDRAGYIRALDRLLTMGGFVSMQTVIATDALSPVARGALDALRAYVWPGLAYPTATDVHRLVDRESGLRVTAQTHVGGHHQRSLAMQRSLFEGQTREAAAAGFDIAYRRLWSYQFALREALFRLRMLDTVQFTLTHRNRNGRR from the coding sequence GTGAGGCATCCCCATCTGGCGGCGATCGACGCTGCGGCGTGGCCCGGCCTGGCTGACGTCCCGGCCGGACGGCTCGTCGACCTGCGCGCACGCGTCGCGGAGGCGTCGTTCGCACGCGCCTGCGCCGCCGCCGGCCTGGAACTGGACCCGGCCGGCGACCCCGATCTCGTGGTCGAGCATGACGCACTGTTCCCCCGGTTGGCCGTATCCGGCTGGCTCGGACTGGCGGAGAGTTTCATGGCGGGCGAGTGGCGCTCGGACCGTCTCGCGGATGTTCTCGAAGCGTTGATCGGCACCGGTTACCGTCCCCGCGGAGGGATCCCCGGACGGTTACCCTCCCCGGGGCGTTACGGCGGGGGCGAACTGCCCGCCGAACTGGTCCGGCTCAGCTCCGGCGACGGTTTCAGCGCCTTCGGCGGGGTCTTCGCCTCCGGGGTGCCCACGACCGTCCGGACCGCCGTGCCCAGCCACGTCCCCGGGCATTCCCGCGGCCGCGGCCTGGCCACGCACTTCGTCGACCTGACCACCTTCTCCGACCCCGAGGACGTCGACCGGGAGGATCTCGGCGACGCCCAGGCCCGGACGGTGGAGATGCTTCTCGACGCCGCCCGCGTCACCGCCGGCACCCACCTGCTGGAGTACCCGAGCACCGGCGGGGCCGTGGCGATCGGGGCGGCTCACCGCCGGGCGACCGTCGACACGCTCACCGCCGACCCCCGGCAGGCGCGCTGGGTGACGGAGCAGCTCATGCTCGCCGGCGTGGACGCCTCGGTGCACACCGAGGTCATCGACCACCCGGTTCCCGGGCCGCGCGACTGGCGTGGCAGCCACGACGCGATCGTGTCGGTGGAGAAGCTGGAGGTCCTCGATGAGCGGGACCGGGCCGGCTACATCCGGGCGCTGGACCGGTTGCTCACCATGGGCGGTTTCGTCTCGATGCAGACGGTCATCGCCACCGACGCGTTGAGCCCCGTCGCCCGCGGCGCGCTCGACGCGTTGCGCGCCTACGTCTGGCCGGGGCTGGCGTACCCCACCGCCACCGACGTGCACCGGCTGGTGGACCGCGAGTCCGGCCTGCGGGTCACCGCCCAGACCCACGTAGGAGGCCACCACCAACGCTCCCTGGCCATGCAGCGCTCCCTGTTCGAGGGGCAGACCAGGGAAGCGGCTGCCGCGGGCTTCGACATCGCCTACCGCCGCCTCTGGAGCTACCAGTTCGCGCTGCGTGAGGCACTCTTCCGCCTGCGGATGCTGGACACGGTCCAGTTCACCCTGACTCACCGCAACCGCAACGGCCGCCGATGA
- a CDS encoding DUF1003 domain-containing protein yields the protein MSQEKNDWHSDHKKSLTRGERAADVLRNAMGSWRFVATFLLAMAAWTAANVVAGRPWDPYPFILLNLFLSMLAGLQGAILLIAAKRQDAISAAMARHDFETDTAAKEEIELLLEINREQLELLRQLRAEGRREE from the coding sequence ATGTCCCAGGAAAAGAATGACTGGCATTCGGACCACAAGAAGTCCCTCACCCGGGGGGAACGTGCCGCTGATGTCCTCCGCAACGCCATGGGAAGCTGGCGATTCGTAGCCACTTTCCTCCTGGCCATGGCCGCGTGGACGGCAGCGAATGTAGTGGCGGGCAGGCCCTGGGATCCGTACCCGTTCATTCTCCTGAACCTGTTCCTGTCCATGCTGGCGGGTCTCCAGGGCGCGATTCTGCTCATCGCCGCGAAACGACAGGATGCGATCTCTGCGGCCATGGCCCGCCACGACTTCGAGACTGACACGGCGGCGAAGGAAGAGATCGAACTGCTGCTGGAGATCAACCGGGAGCAGCTGGAACTCCTCCGTCAGCTGCGGGCGGAAGGCCGCCGGGAAGAATGA
- a CDS encoding cation-translocating P-type ATPase, translating into MVVGDELLVKGAPESVLPLCTNTGDAARAAAELAGMAGRGLRVLAVASRALPPGRPASRGEFERELTLEGLVGMQDPPRQNVPEALRQARQAGIKVAMVTGDHPATAAAIARQIGLAPGEPVVVEGHDLPEDEAELGELLDRDGVVVSRVSPEQKLAIARALQRRGHVLAMTGDGVNDGPALSEADIGVAMGMTGTDVAREAADLVLLDDNFATIMIAVEQGRATYTNIRRFLTYHLTSNVSELVPFVVWILSGGSFPLALGVLQILALDIGTDLLPALALGGEKPSPNVLRKPPEKRHLMDGALLARVFVVLGPVQAAFAMGIFTLVLWGSGWTWGAQPSPGLLATASGAAFSTVVVGQMANAVACRSATLPAWRINWFSNRMLVAAVVVEAVLLLFFLSLAPVARVLGHAPPPLEAALVALLVIPTLLAVDGLHKFLRHRGRDTRSRTGSRSSGDTPPLKPEG; encoded by the coding sequence GTGGTTGTCGGGGACGAGCTGCTGGTGAAGGGCGCCCCGGAGAGTGTGCTGCCCCTGTGCACGAACACCGGGGACGCGGCGCGGGCCGCCGCCGAGCTCGCGGGTATGGCAGGTCGCGGACTGCGGGTCCTGGCAGTGGCTAGCCGGGCACTCCCCCCGGGGAGACCGGCGTCCCGCGGGGAATTCGAACGCGAGCTGACCCTGGAAGGACTGGTGGGAATGCAGGATCCGCCCCGCCAGAACGTCCCTGAGGCCCTCCGGCAGGCGCGGCAGGCGGGGATCAAGGTCGCGATGGTCACGGGGGATCATCCGGCCACTGCAGCGGCGATAGCCCGGCAGATCGGTCTCGCACCGGGTGAGCCGGTGGTCGTTGAGGGCCATGATCTCCCGGAGGACGAGGCCGAGTTGGGCGAGTTACTCGACCGCGACGGCGTGGTGGTCAGTCGTGTCTCCCCCGAACAGAAGCTCGCCATCGCCCGCGCCCTGCAGCGTCGGGGGCATGTGCTCGCGATGACCGGCGACGGGGTCAATGACGGCCCGGCGCTCAGCGAGGCCGACATCGGCGTGGCAATGGGTATGACGGGAACCGACGTCGCCCGCGAGGCCGCCGACCTGGTGCTTCTCGACGACAACTTCGCCACCATCATGATCGCCGTGGAACAGGGGCGCGCTACCTACACCAACATCCGCCGCTTCCTCACCTACCACCTGACGAGTAACGTGTCGGAGCTCGTACCGTTCGTGGTCTGGATTCTGTCTGGCGGGAGCTTCCCCCTGGCACTCGGGGTGCTGCAGATCCTGGCGCTGGACATCGGCACCGACCTGCTTCCGGCTCTCGCTCTCGGCGGAGAGAAACCGAGCCCTAACGTTCTGCGCAAGCCGCCTGAGAAGCGTCACCTCATGGACGGAGCGCTGCTGGCGCGGGTGTTTGTGGTGCTCGGACCGGTACAGGCAGCGTTCGCGATGGGGATCTTCACCCTGGTGCTGTGGGGATCAGGATGGACCTGGGGTGCGCAACCTTCGCCGGGGCTGCTGGCCACGGCCTCCGGTGCAGCGTTCTCCACGGTGGTAGTGGGCCAGATGGCCAACGCCGTGGCCTGCCGTAGCGCCACCCTCCCGGCCTGGAGAATCAACTGGTTCAGCAACAGAATGCTGGTGGCGGCGGTCGTCGTCGAAGCGGTGCTCCTGCTCTTCTTTCTCTCCTTGGCCCCGGTGGCCAGGGTTCTCGGGCACGCGCCACCACCGCTGGAGGCTGCGCTGGTTGCTCTCCTGGTCATTCCGACCCTGCTGGCGGTGGATGGTCTCCACAAGTTCCTTCGGCATCGCGGGCGAGACACCAGGTCCCGTACTGGCAGTCGGAGTTCGGGAGACACCCCTCCGCTGAAGCCTGAAGGGTAA
- a CDS encoding HAD-IC family P-type ATPase, which translates to MDTTAGPVGHPGLTTAEAERRLAEAGANELPAVRRVPVWRRFLSQFTSFFALLLWGAGVLALIARIPELAVAVSAVVVINGLFAFAQEERATQAAAKLRGLLPTQVNVVRDGAPAKVAAADVVPGDVVMLTAGDRLPADVEFLSTDTCTADESMLSGESVPLPKEAGDTGFGGTFLANGTAEALVTATGRNTRLAEIASLTAHVVPPPTPLQRELRRVVRTISSVALGFGVAFCVISILVGTPLQNALLFAIGVAVAMIPEGLLPTVTLSLAVGAQRMADRNALVRNLQAVETLGSATFICTDKTGTLTQNRMNVVEVWTPTGVVTVDGEGYSPVAEIAGPPAATGPARRLAWAARTASRGRIRRGAEDWIAEGDPMEAALDALAHRLAEKDGPRIRSPMPVSPSTRPGGGNRWLSGTSCW; encoded by the coding sequence GTGGACACCACTGCGGGCCCTGTCGGCCACCCGGGGCTGACGACGGCCGAGGCGGAGAGACGGTTAGCCGAAGCCGGGGCCAACGAACTTCCGGCGGTTCGGCGGGTGCCGGTCTGGCGGCGTTTCCTCAGCCAGTTCACCAGCTTCTTCGCCCTGCTCCTGTGGGGCGCGGGAGTCCTCGCCCTGATCGCGCGCATCCCCGAACTGGCCGTCGCCGTCAGCGCGGTGGTGGTCATCAACGGGCTCTTCGCCTTCGCGCAGGAGGAACGGGCAACCCAGGCGGCGGCGAAACTCCGCGGCCTCCTGCCGACACAGGTCAACGTCGTCCGGGACGGCGCCCCGGCGAAAGTTGCGGCTGCCGACGTCGTTCCCGGCGACGTCGTGATGCTCACCGCCGGCGACCGGCTTCCGGCCGACGTGGAGTTCCTGAGCACGGACACCTGCACCGCGGACGAATCCATGCTCTCCGGCGAGAGTGTTCCGCTGCCCAAGGAAGCGGGCGACACCGGTTTCGGCGGGACATTCCTCGCCAACGGCACCGCTGAGGCCCTGGTCACCGCAACCGGAAGGAACACCCGCCTGGCGGAGATCGCCTCCCTGACTGCACACGTGGTCCCGCCGCCGACGCCGCTCCAGCGGGAGTTACGCCGCGTCGTCCGGACGATCTCCTCTGTGGCGCTGGGATTCGGCGTCGCTTTCTGCGTCATCTCGATCCTGGTGGGCACGCCCCTGCAGAACGCGCTCCTGTTCGCCATCGGCGTCGCCGTAGCCATGATTCCCGAGGGACTTCTGCCCACAGTCACCCTGTCCCTGGCCGTGGGCGCCCAGCGGATGGCCGACCGCAACGCCCTGGTCCGCAACCTCCAGGCGGTGGAGACCCTGGGTTCCGCCACTTTCATCTGCACGGACAAGACCGGGACGCTCACCCAGAACCGCATGAACGTCGTCGAGGTCTGGACACCGACGGGGGTGGTGACCGTCGACGGTGAGGGCTACTCCCCCGTCGCGGAGATCGCCGGACCGCCCGCCGCAACCGGCCCGGCGCGCCGGCTGGCCTGGGCCGCCAGAACCGCATCCCGGGGCCGCATCCGGCGCGGGGCGGAGGATTGGATCGCGGAGGGGGATCCGATGGAGGCGGCGCTGGATGCCCTGGCGCATAGGTTGGCGGAGAAGGACGGCCCCCGGATCCGGAGCCCGATGCCCGTTTCGCCTTCGACCCGGCCAGGCGGCGGGAATCGGTGGTTGTCGGGGACGAGCTGCTGGTGA
- a CDS encoding NAD(P)/FAD-dependent oxidoreductase, with the protein MSNPIEVKSTLKPAYDHVIVGGGVAADKAARAIREEAPEASVLIISDVGDGPLYRPGLSKDLWLKAGTTLEDIDLGTTQTGAELLLGTTVTALDPASHTVTTSDDQQIRYGRLLLATGASARRIDTPDDDRIVYYRNADDYRHLRSLVSEGTRVAIVGGGYIASEIAAGLSAVGADVSVHFPNNRLLEQMFPDSITGHLTEVYESKGVSLNSGFRLSSIRAGRKLTLEPETGEAVEADVVVLGLGAIPNVRLAEEAGLEMEQGGVLVDETLQTSAPDVYAAGDIATFEDPLLGRRRVEHMANAERSGDAAGRTMAGNRTGYRYTPLFWSDLFDDGYEALGETRTSHRVEEVWNDAHDAAVLYYLDGDRVRGVLMWNTWGAVSKAREVMEASKEGQLPLSELADRITPGG; encoded by the coding sequence ATGTCGAACCCGATCGAAGTGAAATCGACCCTCAAACCCGCTTATGACCATGTCATCGTCGGCGGCGGCGTGGCCGCGGACAAGGCGGCCCGCGCGATCCGGGAGGAGGCGCCCGAAGCCTCCGTCCTCATCATCTCTGACGTCGGCGACGGCCCGCTCTACCGGCCCGGGTTGTCCAAGGACCTGTGGCTCAAGGCGGGCACGACCCTGGAGGACATTGACCTGGGCACCACGCAGACGGGTGCGGAGCTGCTCCTGGGCACCACGGTGACCGCCCTTGATCCCGCGTCGCACACCGTCACCACCTCGGACGACCAGCAGATCAGATACGGCCGCCTGCTGCTGGCCACCGGGGCCTCGGCCCGCCGCATCGACACACCCGACGACGACCGCATCGTCTACTACCGCAACGCCGACGACTACCGGCACCTGCGCTCCCTCGTCTCGGAGGGCACCCGGGTCGCCATCGTGGGCGGGGGCTACATCGCCTCCGAGATCGCCGCCGGACTCTCGGCGGTGGGAGCCGATGTCAGCGTCCATTTCCCGAACAACCGGCTGTTGGAGCAGATGTTCCCGGACTCGATCACCGGCCACCTGACGGAAGTCTACGAATCGAAGGGGGTCTCGTTGAACAGCGGTTTCCGGCTCTCCTCGATCCGGGCGGGCAGAAAACTCACCCTCGAGCCGGAGACCGGTGAGGCTGTGGAGGCCGATGTCGTGGTCCTGGGGCTCGGTGCCATCCCCAACGTCCGGTTGGCGGAGGAGGCCGGCCTGGAGATGGAGCAGGGCGGAGTCCTGGTCGACGAGACACTGCAGACCAGCGCCCCGGACGTCTACGCCGCCGGCGACATCGCCACCTTCGAGGACCCGCTGCTGGGCCGCAGGCGCGTCGAACACATGGCCAACGCGGAACGCTCCGGCGACGCCGCTGGCCGCACCATGGCGGGCAACCGCACCGGGTACCGCTACACCCCGTTGTTCTGGTCGGACCTCTTCGACGACGGCTACGAGGCCCTGGGGGAGACGCGCACCAGCCACCGGGTAGAGGAGGTGTGGAACGACGCCCACGACGCCGCGGTCCTGTACTACTTGGACGGAGACCGGGTCCGGGGAGTCCTGATGTGGAACACCTGGGGTGCCGTGTCGAAAGCCCGTGAGGTGATGGAGGCCTCGAAGGAGGGGCAGCTGCCGTTGTCCGAGCTGGCCGACCGGATCACGCCGGGCGGTTAG
- a CDS encoding FtsX-like permease family protein yields the protein MLLAVLMTMMFTRMLLASDRGQVAIQRAIGATDRDVRAQYLTRILTVLVLAVPVGLLGAATVGERLFNLIFEVMFGGTANLLQGTSQIDLLIGPALAAVAAALILAVGAATTVATREVGNAGISTLNVE from the coding sequence ATGCTGCTGGCTGTCCTCATGACCATGATGTTCACCCGCATGCTGCTGGCCTCGGACCGCGGCCAGGTGGCGATCCAACGGGCGATCGGGGCCACGGACCGCGACGTGCGCGCGCAGTATCTCACGCGCATTCTCACCGTCCTCGTCCTGGCCGTGCCGGTGGGGCTGCTGGGAGCGGCGACCGTGGGGGAGAGGCTGTTCAACCTCATCTTCGAGGTCATGTTCGGCGGCACCGCCAACCTGCTCCAGGGCACCAGCCAGATCGATCTGCTCATCGGGCCTGCCCTGGCCGCCGTCGCAGCCGCCCTCATCCTGGCGGTGGGCGCCGCTACGACGGTGGCCACCCGCGAGGTCGGCAACGCCGGAATCAGCACCCTGAACGTCGAGTAA
- a CDS encoding ABC transporter ATP-binding protein, with translation MKETPAQNAILEARGVEKHFGGTTVLHGVDLTVRRGEFLSIMGPSGCGKSTLLYAVSGMDRPDAGTVSLDGEALADLNAAELANLRLTRMGFVFQQVHLLKNLTLLDNVVLPGYLAKLAPRAVLNERAGTLMARTGVRELGDRDISQASGGQLQRVAICRALINDPAIVFGDEPTGALDSTAAQEIMGILEELNADGMTMLLVTHDPQVASHGDRVVYMIDGRIAAELELDREEHLGERQAAVDTWLATLR, from the coding sequence ATGAAGGAAACACCAGCTCAGAACGCAATTCTGGAGGCGCGGGGCGTCGAGAAGCATTTCGGCGGCACCACCGTCCTGCACGGTGTGGACCTGACGGTCCGCCGCGGCGAGTTCCTCAGCATCATGGGGCCTTCGGGCTGCGGTAAATCGACGCTGTTGTACGCGGTCAGCGGGATGGATCGCCCGGACGCCGGTACCGTGAGCCTGGACGGGGAGGCGCTGGCGGACCTCAACGCCGCAGAGCTGGCGAATCTGCGCCTGACCCGCATGGGCTTTGTCTTCCAGCAGGTCCATCTGCTGAAAAACCTCACCCTGCTCGATAACGTGGTGCTCCCGGGATACCTGGCCAAGCTGGCCCCGCGTGCGGTGCTCAACGAACGCGCGGGCACGCTCATGGCGCGGACCGGAGTGAGGGAGCTCGGCGACCGGGACATCTCGCAGGCTTCCGGCGGCCAGCTGCAACGGGTGGCCATCTGCCGGGCGCTGATCAACGATCCGGCGATCGTCTTCGGCGACGAACCGACCGGCGCGCTGGATTCGACCGCGGCGCAGGAGATCATGGGGATTCTGGAGGAGCTCAATGCCGACGGCATGACCATGCTGCTGGTCACGCATGATCCGCAGGTGGCGTCCCACGGTGACCGGGTGGTCTACATGATCGACGGGCGGATCGCCGCCGAACTCGAACTTGACCGTGAGGAGCATCTCGGGGAGCGGCAGGCGGCGGTCGACACGTGGTTGGCGACGCTGCGCTGA
- a CDS encoding membrane protein gives MTPARMIPMIWLRLIVILGFGIFVAWQGHWFVGVIAGVMVLASAGQLWYAYRQRDAE, from the coding sequence ATGACTCCCGCACGCATGATCCCGATGATCTGGCTGCGCCTCATCGTCATCCTCGGGTTCGGAATATTCGTCGCCTGGCAGGGGCACTGGTTCGTCGGCGTCATCGCCGGCGTCATGGTTCTGGCCTCTGCGGGACAGCTCTGGTACGCATACCGTCAGCGGGACGCGGAGTAA
- a CDS encoding YceI family protein: protein MAQQKSASKIVIAIFVVLIVVLALVAVVPVLIAMAMGPGVRTEGLSAEGAQPASTDINGQWRVTQTRDENTTSVGFTFFEILPSDRRETSGSTQDVEGYVTIEAGTLQAGEITVDMNEVSTDNERRDINVRTKILNTNEFPTATFRVTEPVDVSEIPGDGTPAKLTLDGELEIRGETRPLSHEFDVLRDGELLVVSGDVLINRNEYGVESPDFVAAKIDDVGELNIRIALEKN, encoded by the coding sequence ATGGCCCAGCAGAAATCCGCCAGCAAGATCGTCATCGCGATCTTCGTCGTACTCATCGTTGTACTCGCCCTGGTGGCTGTCGTGCCGGTGCTCATCGCCATGGCAATGGGGCCGGGCGTGCGCACGGAGGGGCTGTCCGCGGAGGGCGCGCAGCCGGCGTCGACCGACATCAACGGTCAGTGGCGCGTCACGCAGACCCGGGACGAGAACACCACGTCCGTCGGCTTCACCTTCTTCGAGATCCTGCCGTCCGACCGCCGGGAGACCTCCGGGTCGACCCAGGACGTCGAGGGCTACGTGACGATCGAGGCCGGCACCCTGCAGGCCGGCGAGATCACCGTCGACATGAACGAGGTATCCACCGACAACGAGCGGCGCGACATCAACGTCCGCACCAAGATCCTCAACACCAACGAGTTCCCGACAGCCACCTTCCGCGTCACCGAGCCCGTCGACGTCTCCGAGATCCCGGGTGACGGAACCCCCGCGAAGCTGACGCTGGACGGGGAACTGGAGATCCGCGGGGAGACCCGCCCGTTGAGCCACGAGTTCGACGTGCTCCGCGACGGAGAGCTTCTCGTCGTCTCCGGTGACGTCCTCATCAACCGGAATGAGTACGGCGTGGAGTCGCCCGATTTCGTCGCCGCCAAAATCGACGACGTGGGCGAGCTGAACATCCGCATTGCCCTGGAGAAGAACTGA
- a CDS encoding RNA polymerase-binding protein RbpA, protein MADRVLRGSRMGAVSYETDRDHDLAPRQMVKYRTDSGEIYEVPFADDAEIPEEWMCKNGQLGTLMEGEGVESKPVKPPRTHWDMLLERRSIEELDVLLEERVELLRKRRRSAARLLKEQQSKEGE, encoded by the coding sequence ATGGCAGATCGCGTACTCCGCGGCAGCCGCATGGGTGCCGTCAGCTATGAAACTGACCGCGACCACGACCTTGCCCCGCGCCAGATGGTGAAGTACCGCACAGACAGCGGCGAGATCTACGAGGTCCCGTTCGCCGACGACGCGGAGATCCCCGAAGAGTGGATGTGCAAGAACGGCCAGCTGGGAACCCTCATGGAGGGCGAAGGCGTCGAGTCCAAGCCCGTCAAGCCCCCGCGCACGCACTGGGACATGCTGCTTGAGCGTCGTTCCATCGAAGAGCTCGACGTCCTCCTCGAGGAGCGCGTCGAGCTGCTGCGCAAGCGTCGTCGTTCCGCGGCCCGCCTGCTCAAGGAGCAGCAGTCCAAGGAAGGCGAGTAG